Part of the Stackebrandtia endophytica genome is shown below.
ACGGCACCTTCGGTTTCGGCGACGGCAACGGCAACGGCGAGTATGACCTGGGCGGCCACAACCTGTCCGCCGCCTTCACCGGCTCCGTCAACTTCTCGGCCCACGACGGTGCCCTGGAACTGACGGTCGGCCAGCCTCGCGTCACCACCGACAACGCCACCAAGACCGGTGCCGTCGTGGTGGACCTGTGGTCGAAGGACCTGGCCAGTGGCGAGACCACCTTCTACGACGACGTCACCCTGGCCGACCTCGACCTCACCGGGGTCGTCCCCGAAAACGCCGACGGCTACACCGCCCTGGCCGACATCCCGGCGGTTCTGACCGCCGAGGGCGCCGAGGCCTTCGCCGGGTTCTACGGTGAGGGAACCGCTCTGGACCCGGTGACCGTCTCGGTCAAGGCCGATGCCGGATCCGACTCCGAACCGGACGGCTCCATCGTGGGCGGCCACCTCGACTGGGGTGTCAAGGAATCGTTCCGCAACTATGTGGTCGGTCCGATCGCCAACGGCTCGGTCGAGTTGAGCGGTGGTGCCACCGACAACGGCAACGGTTACCGCTTCACCGTCGGCGATGGCGACTACGACCCGGCGACCGGTGAGGTGTCGGTGTCCTTCGACGGCGCGGTCCGATTCCTCGGACACGAGCATGACGGCGCCCACGAGCTGGACCTTCGTTTCGAGGAGTTCGTCTTCGAGGTCACCGGCGGCTCCGCCGCCCTTCACGCCAACGGTGTGGCGATCGCCGACGTGACGCTGCCCGAGGGCGGATTGACCGTGACCGATGACGTCATCAGCCTGGTCGAGGCGCCCGCGACACTGACCGCGGAGGGCGAGACCTACTTCGAGGGCTTCTACCGCGCTGGTGACGCGCTCGATCCGGTGACCGTGCAACTGGCCCTGTCCGACGAAGCCCAGATCCCGGGCGGGACGCCGCCCGGCGGGAGCGACGACGACGGTGCCGGCCCCAACGTCAGCGGAGGTCGTCTGCCGGTGACCGGTTCACCGCTGACCCTGCCGATCTCCATCGGTGCTGTCCTGCTGCTGACCGGTGCCGTCGCCCTGTGGTGGAGCCGACGTCGCAGTGTGCGGTTGACCTGACCCCTTCCTTGGCGGCCGGCCACGGCCGCCAAGGATCGCCGATCATCGACGGTTGGACCGGTACAGTCCGTCCCCGTGGCTTTCCGGGCCGGGATGGGCCGGTGGCGACGTCGACGCCGGATCAGCGTCGGTATCGCCGGCGGCCAGGGGACGCTCGCCGTCACCGGTGAACGGGACCTCGCGAGCACGGGTGTGTCCACCGGAACCGTCTGCGGGGCCGTAGTGACTTGAGTCCACGTCGGATGGACGATGGGACAGGACCGAGTCCGCCGGATCGGCGGTGTCCTTGGAGCGACGCTCCCGCACCGCCGAACGAATTCGCAGCACGACGAACACCACCAGTGCCAGTGCCACCGCACCGATGATC
Proteins encoded:
- a CDS encoding HtaA domain-containing protein, which codes for MRPILTGIMRVTAAATLVTVPIVVTATPAAAEPILPIVAGDLDWGIKESFRNYVTGPIGHGEITVSDGAVQHDDGTFGFGDGNGNGEYDLGGHNLSAAFTGSVNFSAHDGALELTVGQPRVTTDNATKTGAVVVDLWSKDLASGETTFYDDVTLADLDLTGVVPENADGYTALADIPAVLTAEGAEAFAGFYGEGTALDPVTVSVKADAGSDSEPDGSIVGGHLDWGVKESFRNYVVGPIANGSVELSGGATDNGNGYRFTVGDGDYDPATGEVSVSFDGAVRFLGHEHDGAHELDLRFEEFVFEVTGGSAALHANGVAIADVTLPEGGLTVTDDVISLVEAPATLTAEGETYFEGFYRAGDALDPVTVQLALSDEAQIPGGTPPGGSDDDGAGPNVSGGRLPVTGSPLTLPISIGAVLLLTGAVALWWSRRRSVRLT